From the uncultured Trichococcus sp. genome, one window contains:
- the cas1c gene encoding type I-C CRISPR-associated endonuclease Cas1c yields MKKLLNTIYVTTPDSYLSLDGDNLVVLNNDTKIGRVPMHNIESIVTFGYTGASPALMRYCVEHNVSLTFMRQSGKFMARVIGPSRGNVTLRKKQYQISENERESVKIARNFIIGKVYNHKWILERATRDHPLSVDIKSFKNASQQLAVLLKEIKVCDNFESLRGLEGQAAVSYNRVFDEMILQQKEHFYFHGRNRRPPLDNVNAMLSFAYTLLSIDIAGALEQVGLDAYVGFLHRDRPGRASLALDLMEEFRGIMADRFVISLINLKVINEKDFIQKENGSVIMTDEGRKKFISGWQSKKQEPITHPFLDEKITWGLAPYSQSLLLARSLRGDLDQYPPFLWK; encoded by the coding sequence TTGAAGAAATTACTTAATACAATTTACGTTACCACGCCAGATTCCTATCTTTCTTTGGATGGCGATAATCTTGTAGTATTGAATAATGATACAAAAATCGGTAGAGTCCCGATGCATAATATTGAATCTATCGTTACGTTTGGCTACACAGGTGCAAGTCCAGCTTTGATGAGATACTGCGTGGAGCATAATGTATCCTTGACTTTCATGAGACAGAGTGGGAAATTTATGGCAAGGGTAATCGGTCCTTCAAGGGGAAATGTAACTCTTCGAAAAAAACAGTACCAAATTTCCGAAAATGAGAGAGAATCAGTAAAAATCGCTCGAAACTTCATTATCGGGAAAGTCTATAATCACAAGTGGATATTGGAACGAGCAACTAGAGATCACCCTTTGTCAGTAGACATAAAATCTTTCAAAAATGCATCGCAACAACTTGCTGTTTTGTTGAAAGAAATAAAGGTCTGCGATAACTTTGAATCATTGAGGGGCTTGGAAGGGCAAGCTGCAGTCAGTTATAACCGTGTGTTTGACGAAATGATTTTACAGCAGAAAGAGCATTTTTATTTTCATGGGAGAAACAGAAGGCCTCCACTTGATAATGTAAACGCCATGTTATCATTCGCGTATACATTGCTGTCGATTGATATTGCCGGAGCTCTGGAGCAGGTAGGGTTAGATGCATATGTTGGTTTTTTGCATCGTGACCGACCAGGAAGGGCATCGCTTGCTTTGGATTTGATGGAAGAATTTCGCGGAATCATGGCAGACAGGTTTGTAATTTCCTTAATTAATTTAAAGGTCATCAATGAAAAAGATTTTATCCAAAAAGAAAATGGCTCTGTGATTATGACTGATGAGGGCAGAAAGAAATTTATATCAGGTTGGCAAAGTAAAAAACAGGAACCCATTACACACCCATTTTTGGATGAAAAAATAACCTGGGGATTAGCTCCATATTCTCAAAGTCTGTTGCTTGCACGGTCTTTAAGAGGAGATTTGGATCAATATCCACCTTTTCTATGGAAGTAG
- a CDS encoding IS630 family transposase — MPPKENGAFVACMEDVLDVYELPYNPCQPVVCMDEKPYQLLGESREPLPMREGSDQKIDSEYVRQGTCSIFVFTEPLGGTRHVNVRTQRTAIDWAEEIQYLVDVSYPSVEKIILVLDNLNTHTIASLYKAFPPEEARRIARRLEVHFTPKHGSWLNIAEIELNVMNKQCLSRRIDNIETLGSELSAWERGRNARSAKIRWHFTNTEARTKMISLYPKTVLSNV; from the coding sequence ATCCCACCAAAAGAAAACGGAGCATTCGTAGCCTGCATGGAAGATGTCCTTGACGTCTATGAACTGCCATACAATCCTTGTCAGCCGGTCGTTTGTATGGACGAAAAACCTTATCAACTTCTGGGTGAATCAAGAGAACCCCTTCCCATGCGGGAAGGCAGTGACCAAAAAATTGATTCTGAATACGTGAGACAGGGAACCTGTAGCATCTTCGTCTTCACCGAACCACTTGGTGGAACCCGGCATGTGAACGTCCGCACGCAACGAACAGCAATAGATTGGGCCGAGGAGATTCAATACCTTGTAGACGTTAGTTATCCGTCTGTTGAGAAAATCATTTTGGTTCTGGATAACCTGAACACCCATACAATCGCTTCACTCTATAAAGCATTTCCGCCCGAAGAGGCACGGAGAATAGCTCGGCGCTTAGAAGTGCATTTCACACCAAAACATGGTAGTTGGTTGAATATTGCCGAAATAGAATTGAACGTGATGAACAAGCAATGTTTATCTCGTAGAATTGATAATATCGAGACGCTCGGTTCGGAGTTGTCTGCCTGGGAGCGAGGCCGGAATGCCCGATCAGCAAAAATCCGATGGCACTTTACAAATACTGAAGCACGGACAAAAATGATTTCTTTGTATCCTAAAACTGTTCTTTCGAACGTTTAA
- a CDS encoding helix-turn-helix domain-containing protein — protein MGRNKKYVISLTDAEVRKLESVKRKKTTTKTIKCRCQILLDLDEAHGKPSTQQQCVKTIGVCYATVYNVIKYYVEGGIERVLYVSRSVNSDNARRKVDGRAEAKLIEIACGPAPDGRSRWTLRLLEEQAKVELVIPVGKDAIGRTLKKTNYDLTKNNTGASHQKKTEHS, from the coding sequence ATGGGCAGAAACAAGAAGTACGTTATCTCATTAACAGATGCTGAAGTCCGCAAATTGGAAAGCGTCAAGCGGAAGAAAACGACTACTAAGACCATAAAATGCAGATGCCAAATTTTATTAGACCTCGATGAAGCGCACGGGAAACCGTCCACCCAACAACAATGCGTCAAAACTATAGGTGTTTGTTACGCGACTGTTTACAATGTTATCAAGTACTATGTTGAGGGTGGTATTGAGAGAGTGCTTTACGTAAGCAGAAGTGTCAACTCGGACAATGCCCGTCGGAAAGTTGATGGACGTGCGGAAGCGAAACTTATTGAAATCGCCTGCGGCCCCGCTCCGGACGGCCGTTCCAGATGGACATTACGCCTTTTGGAAGAGCAAGCAAAAGTTGAGCTTGTCATTCCGGTAGGTAAGGATGCCATTGGAAGAACGTTAAAAAAAACGAATTACGACCTCACAAAAAACAATACTGGTGCATCCCACCAAAAGAAAACGGAGCATTCGTAG
- the cas4 gene encoding CRISPR-associated protein Cas4: MVYDEDDFLLLSGIQHFVFCKRQWALIHIEQQWEENELTIEGQNLHKKADEPFIREKRKEKLIIRGMPVKSYILGTSGICDVVEFIQNENGVSIHGEEGLYLPVPVEYKHGKPKGNDADILQMVAQSLCLEEMLLCSIDVGYLFYNETKRRSEVHITPELRDRVRKMFAEMHDLYLMYCSVEK; encoded by the coding sequence ATGGTTTATGATGAAGATGACTTTCTTTTATTATCAGGAATTCAACATTTTGTATTTTGTAAACGACAGTGGGCATTGATTCATATCGAACAGCAATGGGAAGAAAACGAATTAACGATTGAAGGGCAAAATCTCCATAAAAAGGCTGATGAGCCCTTCATCAGAGAAAAACGGAAAGAAAAACTCATCATTCGCGGAATGCCGGTAAAATCGTATATCTTAGGCACATCAGGCATTTGTGATGTTGTTGAATTTATTCAAAATGAAAATGGAGTATCCATCCATGGTGAGGAGGGGCTCTATCTTCCTGTTCCTGTTGAATATAAACACGGAAAACCCAAAGGAAATGATGCGGATATTCTGCAAATGGTTGCTCAATCCCTTTGTCTAGAAGAAATGCTTTTATGTTCGATCGATGTGGGATATCTATTCTATAATGAAACCAAACGAAGGTCTGAGGTACATATTACCCCGGAGTTACGTGATAGGGTAAGAAAAATGTTTGCTGAGATGCATGATTTATACCTAATGTATTGTAGCGTTGAAAAATAA
- the cas7c gene encoding type I-C CRISPR-associated protein Cas7/Csd2, translating to MSVLDHKIDFAAIISVTKANPNGDPLNGNRPRQNYDGKGEMSDVCIKRKIRNRLQDMGDSIFVQSQDRTDDGFQSLRDRADSNETLKKALVDKKSKITSDEFASVACSEWTDVRSFGQVFAFKGSELSVGVRGPVSIQTAVSVDPVDVTSMQITKSVNSTTSDTKGSDTMGMKHFVEFGVYVLKGSINTQLAEKTGFTNEDAEKIKMALQTLFANDVSSARPDGSMEVNKVYWWDHTSKLGQYSSAKVHRLLSLEKKTEHPSSFEDYAVELASLDNLNVEILDGL from the coding sequence ATGTCAGTATTAGATCACAAAATTGATTTCGCAGCAATCATTTCGGTGACAAAGGCCAATCCCAACGGAGATCCCTTGAATGGTAATCGTCCAAGACAAAACTATGATGGAAAAGGCGAAATGTCAGATGTATGCATTAAAAGAAAAATACGCAATAGACTTCAAGATATGGGAGATTCAATTTTCGTACAATCGCAAGATCGAACAGATGATGGTTTCCAATCTCTCAGGGATCGTGCGGACTCTAATGAAACATTGAAGAAGGCTCTTGTTGATAAGAAATCTAAAATAACATCGGATGAGTTTGCCTCAGTTGCTTGCTCAGAATGGACAGATGTCAGAAGTTTTGGCCAAGTGTTTGCATTTAAAGGATCTGAACTTTCGGTTGGCGTGAGAGGACCAGTTTCTATACAGACCGCCGTGAGCGTAGATCCGGTAGATGTGACAAGTATGCAAATCACAAAAAGCGTTAATTCTACAACTTCAGATACAAAAGGGTCGGACACAATGGGGATGAAGCATTTTGTAGAATTCGGTGTTTATGTATTGAAAGGTAGTATCAATACCCAGTTAGCTGAAAAAACTGGGTTTACAAACGAAGATGCTGAGAAAATCAAAATGGCGCTTCAAACGTTATTTGCTAACGATGTATCCTCGGCAAGACCCGATGGCAGCATGGAGGTGAATAAAGTCTACTGGTGGGATCACACGTCCAAGCTAGGGCAATATTCTTCAGCAAAAGTGCACCGCTTGCTATCGCTTGAAAAGAAAACCGAGCACCCGTCTTCTTTTGAAGATTATGCTGTAGAACTTGCCTCGTTAGATAATTTGAATGTGGAGATTCTGGATGGTTTATGA